A genomic segment from Mucilaginibacter terrenus encodes:
- a CDS encoding DUF4159 domain-containing protein yields MRKLLLALLFALLITASGFNVPSYKMGRLKYNGGGDWYGDRTALVNLIKFCNDNLKTNFEPEEETVEVGSEQLFNYPFIFMTGHGNVIFSDLEAKNLRKYLTGGGFLHIDDNYGLDKFIRPQMKKVFPELNFVELPVNYAIYHQKFNFPAGLPKIHEHDGKRPQGYGLIYKGRLVCFYTVECDLGNGWEDLGTYAGDSQETRLKALRMGANLIQYIFTK; encoded by the coding sequence ATGAGGAAATTACTTCTGGCACTATTATTTGCTTTGCTGATTACGGCAAGCGGCTTTAATGTGCCATCCTATAAAATGGGCAGGCTTAAGTATAATGGAGGCGGTGATTGGTATGGCGACCGTACTGCATTAGTCAACCTGATTAAATTCTGTAATGATAACCTTAAAACCAACTTCGAACCTGAGGAAGAAACGGTAGAGGTTGGGAGCGAGCAGCTTTTTAACTACCCGTTTATATTTATGACGGGCCACGGCAACGTGATATTCAGTGATCTGGAAGCTAAAAACCTTCGGAAATACTTAACCGGTGGTGGCTTTTTGCATATAGATGATAACTACGGATTAGACAAGTTCATCCGTCCCCAGATGAAAAAAGTTTTTCCGGAACTAAACTTTGTCGAACTACCGGTTAACTATGCCATATATCATCAGAAGTTTAACTTCCCGGCAGGTCTACCCAAAATACATGAGCATGATGGTAAACGGCCACAAGGCTACGGATTGATATATAAAGGCAGGCTGGTATGCTTTTACACCGTTGAATGTGATCTTGGCAATGGCTGGGAAGATTTAGGAACTTACGCCGGTGATAGCCAGGAGACGCGGCTAAAGGCGTTACGCATGGGGGCAAATTTAATTCAGTATATATTTACTAAGTAA
- a CDS encoding acetyl-CoA carboxylase biotin carboxyl carrier protein subunit → MYKITVNDEYHFETSSQNGELLVNGKTHQADIACINNSLYNVIKNNVSTQVEVISFDKATKVAEVRVNNSIYNLTVKDNYDLLLDKMGLSSANATVVSEIKAPMPGLVLKIFAKEQQDIKKGENLLILEAMKMENIIKAPADVKIKSVFIKEGGKVEKGQVMISF, encoded by the coding sequence ATGTATAAGATAACAGTAAACGACGAATACCATTTCGAAACTAGTAGCCAAAACGGTGAGTTGCTTGTAAATGGTAAGACGCACCAGGCAGACATAGCCTGTATAAATAACTCTTTGTATAACGTAATAAAAAATAACGTTTCCACACAAGTAGAAGTAATAAGCTTTGACAAAGCAACCAAAGTTGCAGAGGTTAGAGTGAATAATTCTATCTACAACCTCACAGTAAAGGACAACTACGATCTTCTACTTGACAAGATGGGTTTAAGTTCGGCTAATGCTACAGTTGTAAGCGAAATAAAAGCGCCAATGCCTGGTTTGGTGCTTAAAATATTCGCAAAAGAACAGCAAGATATAAAAAAAGGAGAAAATTTGCTGATACTGGAAGCAATGAAGATGGAGAACATCATAAAAGCACCAGCGGATGTAAAAATCAAGTCTGTTTTTATTAAAGAAGGCGGTAAAGTTGAAAAAGGACAGGTAATGATTTCTTTTTAG
- a CDS encoding SusC/RagA family TonB-linked outer membrane protein, whose product MKKILLSFLLLFVSVTFAFSQNSVITGKVTDQKDGSALPGVTVSVKGSPNIGVQTDINGSYSLSVPASAKTLVFKYIGYKDFELSISGTVLNAALTTDSKQLGEVVVVGYGTQKRQNITGSVASIAAKEIGNTPVTTLEQAIQGKAAGVVIQANNGKLGQGIKISVRGTSSISAGTQPLIVLDGIILNQGDLSSTSAATNPLADINFNDFESVQILKDASASAIYGSRASNGVILLTSKQGKAGRTKLNFSAQFGNSKPSRHRQFLNTEQYLQIERRSAVGGALQDFNNGFYDTYEDALADDQAFVESRLTRYAAGQADVGAVNTDWEKLAYQDAPQAIYDLNMSGGNDKTNYYISGQYSDQKGILQGNRFKKYSGRLNLSSKPFNRLDVGMNLNFANTVNNRISDDNQFSTPLQIVALSPITPVIDPRSGLLSGSLPGSASNYPVYYNPLLSVDNAYFNTTIYRTIGNVYANWQVLNHLSFRSEFGVDQTNQNEDSYYGRLTFRNTGTPNGAGQNTNNSIIHYTVNNYLTYKNVFNTNHSLDVTGGMSYEYSHFVGNDIQGQQFPSDAYKQIASAAVKSGGSSSQNEYSFVSYFARANYAYMGKYLLTASARTDASSRFGTNNRYGFFPAVSGGWILSEEDFLKNSTILSNLKLKAGYGLTGNAEVGNYSALGLFSGDAGYNGSAGQRFFQIANPDLKWETTGQLDVGLDFGFFNNRLSGTVDYYRKNTRDLLLNVNIPGTLGISTQTQNLGKLYNKGFELELSGDIFVGKFRWTSSVNAAYNKNIVTDVKGQILGTNDLNRVIEGQPIGVFYGREYAGVDPANGDALYYLNTKDANGNLEKGTTNDYNAAQNVVLGNPTPKYTGGFTNTFAYGGFDLSVTFQGAFGNKIYNGGGQYMSASASNGFDNQTVDQMNYWDKPGDITDVPEPRLFYSNGTNASSRYLSNGSYVRCKTVALGYNVPKAWLSKIKLNNARVFMNAYNLFVITKYKGWDPEVNADYQASNINLGVDFYSAPQPRTITFGVNIGL is encoded by the coding sequence ATGAAGAAAATTCTACTCTCATTCCTGCTGTTATTTGTATCTGTAACATTCGCGTTTAGTCAAAACAGTGTTATTACAGGTAAGGTAACTGATCAGAAGGACGGCTCAGCGTTACCGGGAGTAACGGTGTCCGTAAAAGGCTCGCCAAACATCGGCGTGCAAACCGATATAAACGGCAGCTATAGCCTATCCGTGCCGGCAAGTGCGAAAACTTTGGTGTTCAAGTATATTGGCTACAAAGATTTTGAACTTTCAATATCAGGTACTGTATTAAACGCCGCTTTAACAACAGATTCTAAACAGTTAGGAGAAGTTGTAGTTGTAGGTTACGGCACGCAAAAGAGGCAAAATATTACGGGTTCAGTAGCTTCTATAGCTGCAAAGGAAATAGGTAACACTCCGGTTACTACTCTTGAGCAGGCTATTCAAGGTAAAGCCGCTGGTGTGGTTATCCAGGCCAACAACGGTAAACTTGGCCAGGGTATCAAAATTAGCGTACGTGGTACTTCATCTATCTCCGCGGGTACACAACCTTTAATAGTGCTTGATGGTATTATCCTAAACCAGGGCGACCTTTCAAGTACCTCTGCTGCAACCAACCCACTTGCGGATATAAACTTTAACGATTTCGAATCTGTACAGATTTTAAAAGATGCATCAGCATCTGCAATATACGGTTCCAGAGCCTCAAACGGCGTTATTTTACTTACATCTAAGCAGGGTAAAGCTGGCCGTACCAAATTAAACTTTAGTGCACAATTCGGTAACAGTAAACCCTCCAGGCACAGGCAATTTCTAAACACAGAGCAGTATTTGCAGATAGAGCGCCGGTCTGCCGTTGGTGGAGCACTCCAGGATTTTAACAATGGCTTCTATGATACCTATGAAGATGCATTGGCAGATGATCAGGCTTTTGTAGAGAGCCGACTTACCAGGTATGCCGCAGGGCAGGCAGATGTTGGAGCAGTAAATACTGACTGGGAGAAGCTCGCTTACCAGGACGCGCCGCAGGCAATTTATGATTTGAATATGTCTGGCGGAAACGACAAGACCAACTATTACATATCCGGACAGTACTCAGATCAAAAAGGTATACTACAGGGGAATAGGTTTAAGAAGTATTCAGGACGACTTAACCTATCATCAAAACCTTTCAACAGGTTGGACGTAGGGATGAACCTTAACTTCGCCAATACGGTAAACAACAGGATATCTGACGACAACCAGTTTTCTACTCCGTTGCAAATTGTGGCATTGTCACCTATTACACCAGTAATAGACCCGCGTTCGGGTTTGCTAAGCGGAAGTCTGCCAGGCTCTGCAAGTAATTATCCTGTGTATTATAACCCATTGCTAAGTGTTGATAATGCCTATTTTAACACAACCATATACCGTACTATAGGCAACGTGTATGCAAATTGGCAAGTATTAAATCACCTAAGTTTCCGAAGCGAGTTTGGTGTCGACCAAACCAATCAAAATGAAGATAGTTATTACGGAAGGCTTACTTTCCGTAATACAGGTACTCCAAACGGCGCCGGTCAAAATACCAATAACAGTATTATACATTATACGGTAAACAACTACCTTACTTACAAAAATGTATTCAATACAAACCACTCGCTTGATGTTACCGGTGGTATGAGCTATGAATACAGCCACTTTGTTGGAAATGACATACAAGGACAGCAATTCCCGTCAGACGCTTACAAGCAAATTGCTTCTGCAGCGGTTAAGTCCGGCGGGTCTTCTTCACAAAATGAATATAGCTTTGTATCCTATTTTGCCCGTGCCAACTATGCTTACATGGGTAAGTACTTGTTAACTGCAAGTGCCAGAACTGATGCATCATCGCGCTTTGGTACCAACAACAGGTATGGGTTTTTCCCAGCGGTATCCGGTGGGTGGATCTTGTCTGAGGAAGACTTCCTGAAAAATAGCACCATACTGAGTAACTTAAAGCTTAAGGCAGGCTACGGGTTAACCGGTAATGCTGAGGTAGGTAATTATTCGGCATTGGGGCTTTTCTCAGGCGATGCAGGGTACAACGGTTCTGCCGGGCAGCGGTTTTTCCAAATAGCCAACCCAGATCTTAAATGGGAGACTACAGGGCAATTGGATGTTGGATTGGACTTCGGATTTTTTAATAATCGTTTGTCAGGTACCGTTGATTACTACCGTAAAAACACACGTGATTTGTTATTGAATGTGAACATACCAGGAACTCTGGGCATTTCTACACAGACGCAAAATCTGGGCAAGTTGTACAATAAAGGCTTTGAGCTTGAGCTCTCAGGCGACATTTTTGTAGGCAAATTCCGGTGGACATCTAGTGTTAACGCAGCTTACAATAAAAATATAGTAACTGATGTAAAAGGCCAGATATTGGGAACCAACGACCTGAACCGCGTTATAGAAGGCCAACCCATAGGTGTTTTCTACGGACGTGAGTACGCAGGCGTTGATCCTGCAAACGGCGACGCATTATACTACCTGAATACTAAAGACGCAAACGGTAATCTGGAGAAAGGTACTACAAACGATTATAACGCTGCGCAAAATGTGGTACTGGGTAACCCAACACCTAAATATACAGGTGGCTTCACCAATACGTTTGCCTACGGCGGTTTCGACCTTTCTGTAACCTTTCAAGGTGCATTTGGCAACAAGATATACAATGGCGGCGGCCAGTACATGAGCGCAAGCGCAAGTAACGGTTTTGATAACCAAACGGTTGATCAGATGAATTACTGGGATAAGCCTGGTGACATTACTGATGTGCCGGAGCCAAGGTTGTTTTACTCCAACGGAACGAATGCTTCAAGCAGATATCTTTCAAATGGTTCTTACGTAAGGTGTAAAACTGTTGCACTGGGCTATAACGTTCCTAAAGCGTGGTTATCCAAAATAAAACTAAACAACGCACGGGTATTCATGAACGCTTATAACTTGTTTGTAATAACTAAATATAAGGGTTGGGATCCGGAAGTAAATGCAGATTACCAGGCAAGTAACATAAACTTAGGGGTTGATTTTTACTCAGCACCACAGCCGCGCACCATTACTTTCGGAGTGAACATAGGATTATAA
- a CDS encoding RagB/SusD family nutrient uptake outer membrane protein encodes MKKFRPIYITALSTALLLTACNKQLDLKPFQQIEQDQAILTSTDVQITLVGAYNRLGLSDVYGGGAFFEPDLMATQSIIDWQGTYQDLTQMVSQTIPNDNGFVANMWLSSYQAVNQANNVIANLDKAEAAQKDRMEGEAKFIRGIVYFNLVEMYGKSYNDGSPATNPGVPIVLTPTKVVDETSKVSRASVEQTYQQVIADLTDAEAKLPASNSFYANKYSAAGMLARVYLQKGDYTNAAAAANRVISANKFSLVNPYTDEFPYPAQVHVDNTTEDLFAVQVTPQQGTNSMNTYYASADDSGRGDIIVRDNFLAEFEPDDERAEVYTLDSDDVLRVGKFSNVYGNVRVIRLAEMYLIRAEANFRLGTALGATPTSDINKIRERAGLNDVATVTLASILKERRLELAFEGGFFLHDAKRLKQNVGALPYNSPKLVFPIPLREINANANLTQNEGY; translated from the coding sequence ATGAAAAAATTTAGACCAATATACATTACCGCTTTAAGCACAGCGTTGTTATTAACCGCTTGCAATAAGCAGCTTGACCTAAAACCGTTTCAGCAAATAGAACAAGATCAAGCTATTCTTACGTCTACAGACGTGCAAATAACGCTGGTAGGTGCATACAACCGCCTCGGGCTTTCTGATGTTTACGGGGGAGGCGCCTTCTTTGAACCCGATTTGATGGCTACGCAATCTATAATTGACTGGCAGGGAACTTACCAGGATTTAACACAGATGGTATCACAAACCATCCCTAACGATAATGGCTTTGTTGCAAATATGTGGCTATCTTCTTACCAGGCTGTTAACCAGGCAAACAATGTTATTGCCAACCTTGATAAAGCAGAAGCAGCGCAAAAGGACAGGATGGAGGGTGAAGCGAAGTTCATCCGTGGTATTGTTTATTTTAACCTGGTTGAGATGTACGGGAAGTCTTATAATGACGGCAGCCCGGCAACCAACCCGGGTGTTCCCATTGTGTTAACACCCACCAAGGTTGTAGATGAAACTTCAAAGGTATCACGTGCGAGCGTTGAGCAAACTTACCAGCAAGTAATTGCAGATTTAACCGACGCTGAGGCAAAATTACCGGCAAGCAATAGCTTTTACGCAAACAAATACTCTGCTGCCGGTATGCTGGCAAGAGTGTATTTGCAAAAAGGCGATTACACTAATGCAGCTGCAGCTGCAAACAGGGTAATTTCGGCTAACAAATTCTCGTTAGTTAACCCATATACCGACGAATTCCCTTACCCTGCTCAGGTGCATGTAGACAACACCACAGAAGATTTGTTTGCTGTGCAGGTTACACCTCAACAGGGTACAAACAGCATGAACACCTATTACGCCTCTGCCGATGATAGTGGCCGGGGCGACATCATTGTTAGAGACAATTTCCTTGCGGAGTTTGAACCAGATGATGAACGTGCTGAAGTATATACACTGGATAGTGATGACGTGCTTAGGGTGGGTAAGTTCAGCAATGTGTACGGCAACGTGCGGGTGATCAGGCTTGCCGAAATGTACCTTATCCGCGCCGAAGCAAATTTTAGGCTTGGTACAGCGTTGGGAGCTACGCCGACCTCTGATATCAATAAGATAAGAGAACGCGCAGGCCTTAATGATGTTGCAACTGTAACGCTTGCGAGTATCTTAAAAGAAAGGCGGCTGGAACTTGCTTTTGAAGGCGGTTTCTTCCTGCACGATGCTAAACGATTAAAACAGAACGTTGGTG